Sequence from the Metopolophium dirhodum isolate CAU chromosome 2, ASM1992520v1, whole genome shotgun sequence genome:
AATTCTCCGATTTTCTACACTGCCCGTAACATAATATGGACGTTAGTATACCAATATCATAAAGACATGGAGTAATGAgctcaatattttacataattacctactgtattttattattaaagaatatatttattacaaggAATAATTTCATGAAAACGGAGGTTATAAAAATGTCCATAGATATTCTATGGCCATTGATTAACTCCGTGGAtttacgaaataaataatactacataaatgtatatatttttataatatcactgGTAATTATATCTCTGAGTTTAATCATgatacaacaattttattaataacgatTGTTATAGGTATCATGAGCttaagcatataaaatatattagatatccgtgtaactaattatttttttttcaattgaacgTTTAAACATTACGATCTcacatttacaaaatacatgaacatttttgtttagtttCTCGAATTTTTCTCCACATAAATTTGAACACCAatcaacattaatttttaaaaatttgtaagtGCTTACCAAAAACTCGAAAACTGTGTTTTCATTCAAGGCATccggtaaaattaatattatgtaattttttacaacttaatatttaatttcaatcacTCTGAATgggaatgaaaataataatggaaaaaaatcggtctgtcagttttcaataatatggttttaatttCTACGTGGATATTATGGCCATATTTGTTCGTGCCtacctattattgttatctgagttcattaaaaaaaaattacactgttcaaacatttttttagagttattgACGTTTTTTTATATCGtgcaaatatcaattattaaatcGAATTGTACTGtgtattcttatttttagtgaaataaaaatgtcaatgataataaaaactACGACGAACATTTGGGAAATGGAAAAaggatttgatattattttattcattgacAAAAACGACGTCTACAATAGAAACTACTGGAAGGACGAATGTTTTCGTCGCATTAATGACAAATATCCATTCCAAgagttgtaaatattattaactttagttTCATCATCAATTTATACACTagaattaaactaattaaagtGCCTAGTTAAATGACACATATTGTATACAAGGTACCTttaggtattgtatattatgtacctacctattataattttaattagaatacttgacattaattatttaatttataaattacgtgTTGAGTAGTATCTATAGATGTATAAAATTACGTAATTCAGTAttctgtataattatttttcaagatGATTATggtttattagtaattattactacgttttaaaattaattttgtacgtTATACTAAATTAGAATAGTGTTATAGCTGTTTCATCTTTTCtacaattaaatgtttatacatatttttagatatttgtaaattataagctATAGCTGACAAGTGATAACTGTATACatctatagtataatactaaatttattacTACACATTACACATAGTACCGAGTACGATTCTCTGATAAAAATTATCGATACACTGACACACAGagcgatgaatgcattgattttataatatagtattttttgtaTGTCTGTCATTAacttttggggcagtaaaaatgaTTCGAATCTCTAGTACCGCAACTACTctggtgggaaagtgaatatagttggtactttagacAGGTCGAAATGGAACATTGAGTTTTCAAAAGCCAcagaaaatactaaaaaaataaaatttaggaaaacttgtgtttttacgcaaaactataatatagttttcgaCTAAGTCAATTtcgtttttttggtgtaactaaaaattaataaccgtaaACACTTTGaattttcaccgaatgtttaaattaccaatttctatacaccatttaattttcaaaattataatatcatcaagtaTAGAcagtaaagtatattatatttttgaactatgTCACGTAGGCATAAGATGTGTTTTTTTACTGTCTGTCATCAACACATGTGGTACTATAAAAATGCTCTGATTTTCGACatctgcatattttataatagaaaagtgaatcaagttggtgcattcgggaaaATTTGTACGCAAATCCAATTGTTGATTTAacttttttggtgtaactctaaaactatTAATCGCAGACAgttgaaattttcatcaaatatttgtattggaATTTTTCATACgtggtaaaattaatatatatattttttaatcaactcaaactattttgactattttttagCTGTCTATAGCTATACAATCGTTTTACGTATACAATCATCAATTTATatcaatgaatttaaatttaacacctcAGTATGACTTCTCTATAGACAGCTATAATATGTTCAGCAGAGCGTTAGCcccttattttgttttgttattaattatgcgCAACACTGTCAATTTGTTAAAAACGTTTACACCGCCGACGTTTAGTTGTCAGTCTTAAGTCAAATTCGACCGTTGACGcacacattaaatttaattttgttcggcTCTGCAGGTTCACGACGAGCATTATAAACGTGTCGGGAAAATCGTGCGCGCTCGTGTATTCGGTGTACGGCGAGTCAATATGCTGTTTGTTGCTGAACGGGCCGCGGCACCAGCGGAAAAACGAAAGTGGCAACGCAAAACTATACAGCCACAGCAAGGAGAGGATGAAAAAAAGAGCCGACAGCACGGCTTTGGACGTTGAAACCGGACTGCGGACTATCAGGGACCGGTTGGTCGGTTACCGGTATCTGGCggtgcagcagcagcagcggcGTGCGCGGCCGGTCACTTACGATTTCGAGCTCATTTTCCGGACGGTTTTCCGCGGGGACAGCGGCGAGTTGTGGCTGTGCGGCCAGCGGAGGCAGTTTCCCTCGCCCCGCGTACGCGTCCGCACCGCCAACGGGTTGTGCTACAAGCGCCGCTTCAAGGGTTAGTATCCGCACCAGCGTTGTCGTGGGACTTTTCACCGTCGCACGgcatatgattttattatactttcagTCTGTTGTGCGCTGTTTCTTGAGCAGGTTTACGATTAATTATGACTTTCAGAATTTTCCCAAGGAAATAATAAGCAGATACTTTTATTTGTCACGTCACTTTAATTTTACCGTGTCCTGTGTGACAAATGAAACattcgattttgaattttttttctacgaatCGTCATTATATCGGCGACGGCCATTTTTCATCGGGCTGCGATCAGGCAACACCCGTTTGTCACTCCACCAAGTCAATTATCTGTATACCTAAGTCTTCAACTTGAACAGAGTATACAGACGCGAACTTGGGGTTTAGTACTTTAGCGCGGTGTCGTTGAGCGTTTAACACGTCTAGTATCGAGGGGAGTCAAAATGGGAGAGATCGAGCCGGGCTCGctatgactatataatatatatgactgtttgaatattttttttgaagtttaactattttatagttttcataaactgttacttttatttgttttttcagtatttaatactttttttttccaaaaaaatcatatttatgcatataaaatattattttgatggaATTATACGGCATAAAAACatcttatttttaagattttaaacgcataaaaatccggtctttaataaTAACCATCCATTCAACAGCAAACACACACAGACATGGCGTTATGTTatgtgtacaatgtacctatacttaaattatttaatgggtATACGATagatattttaggtattttattaattcaatctgaattaataaaaagtatagtGTCCGCCTACTATCATGTACACTTATACACAGAACCTTTTACGGAACCAAAATTCAAAGCATTAAGCGTTTAagcaataataatgttattagtgttgacgtaaaacataatatacgtcatgacaactaataatatttccaaattttattaaaatagggCCAATTAAAATTTTGCTTAacatcataatacctatattatgaattcgtttttattatttattttactattatgagtaatgattaatataataccgacgttctattttattatataatattatagttatcacCAAAAATAACGCCATCGATCGCAAACcgtcgaaaacaataatattaccagCGGTTACCACGTTTACCCCGAAATCGGCACCTGCTGCGGTTCCCACGATAACAGCCGCCATCGAACTGCTGCTATCCGACGACGATTGCGAGAGAACGAGTAAGAACACTGTTTACCGTTTTATGTCGGTGCACTAAGTatacgatataaataataatatatattacagttgTACCACTcgtaataataagtacctacttattataatattttttctcgaGATTTCGTGATTTTAAGATTATcataaattgtaactaatttgGACACACGATGTTCCAGCTATATTCtatcaatattattcttatattattttaataagactTTTCAAAGTTGATGTcagaaaattactttttttttagtggaATTATAGTccattatacacaatataacgcttgttttatatatacttaaacacCGTAAAGAGATTTGAATAGGTACCTGTTATTTgttgtacctaggtacttataagatttactttttttttttattagttgaataatatgttatagctATGCAACAACCAAATATACCAATCATTAAAACGATACCCGAAAATGTTTGGGACCTAAACACAGACgttgacattattttattcatcgaCATGGACATCATGTACATGGACGATTGGGAAGACGAAGTGGTGGAACGTGTCAACGA
This genomic interval carries:
- the LOC132939393 gene encoding uncharacterized protein LOC132939393 isoform X1, producing the protein MSMIIKTTTNIWEMEKGFDIILFIDKNDVYNRNYWKDECFRRINDKYPFQELFTTSIINVSGKSCALVYSVYGESICCLLLNGPRHQRKNESGNAKLYSHSKERMKKRADSTALDVETGLRTIRDRLVGYRYLAVQQQQRRARPVTYDFELIFRTVFRGDSGELWLCGQRRQFPSPRVRVRTANGLCYKRRFKVITKNNAIDRKPSKTIILPAVTTFTPKSAPAAVPTITAAIELLLSDDDCERTTMQQPNIPIIKTIPENVWDLNTDVDIILFIDMDIMYMDDWEDEVVERVNDRYPFKNRLLEDIQIMPMSSGTVQIYRQNGVSIFCVFFSNRMTTLSDWMEDALIDIKRLLAGHIQLAIQQDLSLSEFQSNVYSNLFYFFQSVFTYDTVVIWFCGSGDV
- the LOC132939393 gene encoding uncharacterized protein LOC132939393 isoform X2 gives rise to the protein MNLNLTPQYDFSIDSYNMFSRAFTTSIINVSGKSCALVYSVYGESICCLLLNGPRHQRKNESGNAKLYSHSKERMKKRADSTALDVETGLRTIRDRLVGYRYLAVQQQQRRARPVTYDFELIFRTVFRGDSGELWLCGQRRQFPSPRVRVRTANGLCYKRRFKVITKNNAIDRKPSKTIILPAVTTFTPKSAPAAVPTITAAIELLLSDDDCERTTMQQPNIPIIKTIPENVWDLNTDVDIILFIDMDIMYMDDWEDEVVERVNDRYPFKNRLLEDIQIMPMSSGTVQIYRQNGVSIFCVFFSNRMTTLSDWMEDALIDIKRLLAGHIQLAIQQDLSLSEFQSNVYSNLFYFFQSVFTYDTVVIWFCGSGDV
- the LOC132939393 gene encoding uncharacterized protein LOC132939393 isoform X3; this translates as MKKRADSTALDVETGLRTIRDRLVGYRYLAVQQQQRRARPVTYDFELIFRTVFRGDSGELWLCGQRRQFPSPRVRVRTANGLCYKRRFKVITKNNAIDRKPSKTIILPAVTTFTPKSAPAAVPTITAAIELLLSDDDCERTTMQQPNIPIIKTIPENVWDLNTDVDIILFIDMDIMYMDDWEDEVVERVNDRYPFKNRLLEDIQIMPMSSGTVQIYRQNGVSIFCVFFSNRMTTLSDWMEDALIDIKRLLAGHIQLAIQQDLSLSEFQSNVYSNLFYFFQSVFTYDTVVIWFCGSGDV